A genome region from Marinobacter panjinensis includes the following:
- a CDS encoding DUF488 domain-containing protein has product MDIRLKRAYDRPARSDGPRILVDRIWPRGVAKEDAGIANWLKGLAPSTELRKWFGHDPAKWSEFCEHYLKELQSDDVAEDLSTLRKLLDEHKRITLVFAAKDTEHNNAVALRNFVLNDQL; this is encoded by the coding sequence ATGGATATCCGTCTGAAACGAGCCTACGACCGACCGGCTCGCTCCGATGGCCCACGCATTCTGGTGGACAGAATCTGGCCCCGGGGTGTGGCCAAGGAAGATGCGGGCATTGCCAACTGGCTGAAAGGGCTTGCACCGTCTACGGAATTGCGCAAGTGGTTCGGCCACGATCCGGCCAAATGGTCGGAGTTTTGCGAGCACTACCTGAAAGAGCTTCAGTCCGACGATGTTGCGGAGGATCTGAGCACACTCCGGAAACTGCTCGATGAACACAAGCGCATAACGCTGGTGTTTGCCGCCAAGGATACAGAGCACAACAATGCCGTGGCACTTCGGAATTTTGTTCTGAACGACCAGCTTTGA
- a CDS encoding TetR/AcrR family transcriptional regulator, which yields MATTPDSTKRAYQRTEQRQSATIEAVVHLCGEQDPSTLTTNRIAQKVGVSQGALFKHFPNKSSLWESVAGWVAGQLTTRVFSVADQHEEADKALEAMFLAHIGFIARHPGIPRLMLGELQKPGNQPAKRIIRQTLAFYRQKIVALLHLGIEQKCISPTIDTEAAAVLYIGAIQGLVVQAMVGGDIMSIEESAPRIFKLYSASIRASDDGE from the coding sequence ATGGCAACCACTCCAGACTCTACAAAACGGGCCTACCAACGCACCGAACAACGCCAGTCCGCGACCATCGAGGCAGTGGTGCATCTGTGCGGCGAGCAAGATCCCTCCACCCTGACAACTAACCGCATTGCTCAAAAGGTGGGGGTGTCCCAGGGAGCCCTGTTCAAGCATTTTCCCAACAAGAGCAGCCTGTGGGAGTCAGTAGCTGGCTGGGTGGCCGGTCAATTGACAACACGGGTGTTCAGTGTTGCCGACCAGCACGAAGAGGCGGACAAGGCCCTGGAAGCCATGTTTCTGGCGCATATCGGCTTTATTGCCCGCCATCCGGGTATTCCGAGGCTGATGCTCGGTGAGCTCCAGAAACCGGGCAACCAACCCGCCAAGCGTATCATCCGCCAGACGCTGGCTTTCTACCGCCAGAAAATCGTTGCTCTGCTGCACCTCGGTATCGAACAAAAATGCATCAGCCCGACCATCGACACAGAAGCCGCTGCGGTGCTCTACATCGGCGCCATTCAGGGCCTGGTGGTGCAGGCCATGGTGGGTGGCGACATTATGTCTATCGAAGAGTCGGCGCCCCGAATTTTCAAGCTGTACAGTGCCAGCATCCGGGCGAGTGATGACGGAGAGTAA
- a CDS encoding efflux RND transporter periplasmic adaptor subunit — MTRKNKIILALTLIAGIAFVVIMVKLKQPPERSTEQVTSTPARILEVTPLTVRTEARGYGQVLPARSWKAVASVGGRITWKHPDLESGNLLPEGTRLLQIDPTRYKLAEASAKADIAGLEAELRQLDQEQRNTRELLELENRRLALAQRELERAKTLVDRGALSETRLDEQQRATLQQQQAVQSLQNQLNLIPLRKDTLNARLARSESTLAGAREDLEDTRFEAPWDMRVHQSDIETGRQVNPGQTLFVADDITAAEATVQLEIAELRNVLFQLPGVPELPDNNRAAPGFTDFHQQLPLESLTVSVQPTGAPDSHWPGMLTRVTGSLDPATRTVQAVITVEEPYRDANPPARPPLVRNMFVQATITVPTPEPVLVVPASAIHQGVVYLADGDDRLQRQPVSLAWQQGELAVVNDGLKPGDRLILDDLIPAIEGTRLSPRPDEQTRQWLEERAAGDQP, encoded by the coding sequence ATGACCCGAAAGAATAAAATCATCCTGGCCCTGACACTGATCGCCGGCATTGCCTTCGTGGTGATAATGGTGAAACTGAAGCAGCCACCAGAGCGGTCGACTGAACAGGTAACATCAACACCGGCAAGAATCCTTGAAGTCACGCCCCTGACCGTCCGCACCGAAGCGCGTGGTTATGGCCAGGTGTTACCTGCCCGGAGCTGGAAGGCTGTGGCCAGCGTGGGAGGTCGTATCACCTGGAAGCATCCGGATCTGGAAAGCGGCAACCTGCTTCCCGAAGGTACCCGCCTGCTGCAGATAGACCCGACCCGTTACAAACTGGCCGAGGCCTCGGCCAAAGCCGATATCGCCGGCCTTGAGGCGGAACTGCGGCAACTGGATCAGGAGCAGCGAAACACACGGGAGCTGCTGGAACTGGAAAACCGCCGGCTGGCCCTCGCCCAGCGGGAACTGGAACGGGCAAAAACCCTGGTGGATCGTGGAGCCCTGTCAGAAACCCGGCTGGATGAGCAACAGCGGGCTACCCTGCAGCAACAACAGGCGGTGCAGTCCCTGCAAAACCAGCTCAACCTGATCCCCCTACGCAAGGACACCCTGAATGCCCGCCTGGCCCGGAGTGAGTCAACCCTCGCCGGTGCCCGGGAAGACCTTGAAGATACTCGCTTTGAGGCCCCCTGGGATATGCGGGTTCACCAATCCGACATCGAAACCGGCCGCCAGGTGAACCCCGGTCAGACCCTGTTTGTGGCAGACGATATCACCGCAGCAGAGGCCACCGTGCAACTGGAGATAGCCGAGCTTCGCAATGTGCTGTTCCAGCTGCCGGGCGTTCCTGAGCTGCCAGATAACAACCGGGCTGCGCCGGGCTTTACCGACTTCCACCAGCAATTGCCCCTGGAGTCACTGACGGTATCGGTACAGCCTACCGGTGCACCCGACAGTCACTGGCCCGGTATGCTGACCCGCGTTACCGGCAGCCTTGACCCGGCCACCCGCACCGTTCAGGCGGTGATTACGGTCGAAGAGCCATACCGCGATGCCAATCCCCCGGCACGGCCACCGCTGGTACGAAACATGTTTGTCCAGGCGACGATCACTGTTCCGACGCCCGAGCCGGTACTGGTGGTGCCAGCCAGCGCCATTCATCAGGGCGTGGTGTATCTGGCCGATGGCGATGACCGCCTGCAGCGCCAGCCTGTCTCGCTCGCCTGGCAACAGGGCGAGCTTGCAGTGGTCAACGACGGGCTGAAACCTGGAGACAGGCTGATTCTGGACGACTTGATTCCCGCCATTGAAGGCACGCGACTGAGCCCGCGGCCAGATGAGCAGACCCGTCAGTGGCTGGAGGAAAGGGCCGCAGGAGACCAGCCATGA
- a CDS encoding efflux RND transporter permease subunit, translating into MIRWFAGHPTAGNLLLILILAMGLFAAPNLTRETFPDYLPPEVSITMEYRGATAADVEEAICQRLGEALQRVDYMEEISCTARDNQAQTVASMAPQGDMGRFLDDIRTEIEALTDLPEEAEDPIIRELYRTSLVAAIAVYGPMSFSHLEAYTNQLEDRLFAMDGVADVIPVGLSQRQWHIEVSRDLLRQYGLGVSDIARAVNSQNLDMPLGNIETDRQDIQLRFVDERRSLHALAEIPIIGGEAGAVITLGDLATITEAHEREEERVEFNGQRAIVLEIHKNRHDDALRVMDSLQAFVNEEKARRGGTVELEITQDMTSIVKDRLQMLVGNGITGLLLVGLVMALFFRPRLAFWALFGLPSAFAGAFVMMALTGLSLNMITLVALLMAIGIVMDDSVVITDNIAQSATRGFSPLEAAVQGTQQILPGVLSSFLTTVSVFIPLAFLAGELGAVLEVLPVVLIAALAASLIEAFWILPHHLKSGLGKKHEKPPSRFRTAFDNGFEKAREKVGQLADNAIRFRYGVLAAMLIILLGSVGLMAGGHIRMEAMPEIDGDVLEARVLMPQGTPLHQTQAITNRITAAMLRLSEEYSPEQPDQQALVRNIQTRFNQHAGAGEQGTHVATVMSDLLTAEVRTVDIATLTDRWHQEIGEIPGLIALNIQEPGFGPAGIPIEIRLQGTDLDELKAAARFLGEDIASYNGTFNVLDDLRPGKPQRILTLKDSALSLGLNAAEVASQIRTGLLGDIVDTVQIGDQHIEILVRQTGAERNTRQFLEDTVITTGKGQMVPLQEVATITEERQWSQVTRIDGLRTVTVSADVNGRKTNADAIVTDLQERTFPELRDRWPGISLQVEGQTARSRETGQSIARGLLIGLLGIFLILSFQFRSYLEPIIVMLAIPVSFMGAVWGHLLMGYNLSMPSLIGAASLAGIVVNNAILLVQFIKSYRQQGMSAGEAAGAASRARFRAILITTSTTVAGLLPLLAETSTQAMAVIPLVISVVFGLLVSTVVILVALPALYAILEDLGWARVPTPDRQ; encoded by the coding sequence ATGATCCGCTGGTTTGCCGGCCATCCTACTGCGGGCAACCTGCTGCTGATTCTGATTCTGGCCATGGGTCTGTTTGCAGCGCCCAACCTGACCCGGGAAACCTTTCCCGACTACCTGCCACCGGAAGTCAGCATCACCATGGAATACCGGGGTGCCACCGCAGCGGATGTGGAGGAAGCCATCTGCCAGCGCCTGGGCGAAGCATTGCAGCGTGTGGACTACATGGAGGAAATCTCCTGCACCGCGAGGGACAATCAGGCCCAGACCGTTGCCAGCATGGCGCCCCAGGGCGATATGGGTCGCTTTCTGGATGATATCCGCACCGAAATCGAAGCCCTGACCGATCTGCCCGAGGAAGCCGAAGACCCGATTATCCGTGAGCTGTACCGGACCAGTCTGGTGGCCGCCATCGCGGTTTACGGACCCATGAGTTTTTCCCACCTGGAGGCTTACACCAACCAGCTGGAAGACCGCCTTTTCGCCATGGATGGCGTGGCCGATGTCATTCCCGTTGGCCTGTCCCAGCGCCAATGGCACATCGAAGTCTCCCGGGACCTGCTGCGCCAGTATGGCCTGGGCGTGTCCGACATCGCCCGTGCCGTCAACAGCCAGAACCTGGACATGCCGCTGGGCAACATTGAAACCGACCGCCAGGACATCCAATTGCGGTTTGTGGATGAACGCCGCTCACTGCATGCCCTGGCCGAGATACCCATTATCGGCGGCGAAGCCGGTGCCGTGATCACCCTGGGCGATCTCGCCACCATTACCGAAGCCCATGAACGGGAAGAGGAACGGGTGGAATTCAACGGCCAGCGGGCCATTGTTCTGGAGATCCACAAGAACCGACACGACGATGCCCTGCGGGTAATGGATTCGCTACAGGCTTTTGTTAATGAGGAAAAGGCCCGCCGTGGCGGCACCGTGGAACTGGAGATTACCCAGGACATGACGTCCATCGTCAAGGACCGCTTGCAAATGCTGGTGGGCAACGGCATCACCGGCTTGCTGCTGGTGGGCCTGGTGATGGCCCTGTTCTTCCGCCCCCGCCTCGCCTTCTGGGCCCTGTTCGGCCTGCCCTCCGCCTTTGCCGGCGCGTTTGTGATGATGGCCCTCACCGGGTTATCCCTGAACATGATCACCCTGGTGGCTCTGCTCATGGCCATCGGTATTGTCATGGACGACTCCGTGGTGATCACCGACAACATCGCCCAGAGCGCAACCCGGGGCTTCAGTCCGCTGGAAGCGGCCGTCCAGGGCACACAACAAATCCTGCCCGGGGTGCTGTCATCGTTCCTCACCACCGTCTCCGTGTTCATCCCACTGGCGTTTCTGGCCGGAGAATTGGGGGCGGTACTGGAGGTCTTGCCGGTGGTGCTTATTGCCGCCCTGGCCGCCTCGCTGATTGAAGCTTTCTGGATACTGCCCCACCACCTCAAAAGCGGCCTGGGCAAGAAACACGAGAAACCGCCTTCCCGCTTCCGCACCGCTTTCGACAACGGCTTTGAAAAAGCCCGGGAGAAAGTGGGACAGCTGGCCGACAACGCCATTCGCTTCCGTTACGGCGTATTGGCAGCCATGCTTATTATTCTTCTTGGTTCGGTGGGACTGATGGCCGGCGGCCATATCCGCATGGAAGCCATGCCGGAAATTGACGGTGACGTGCTGGAAGCCCGGGTACTGATGCCCCAGGGCACGCCCCTTCACCAGACGCAAGCCATTACCAACCGAATCACCGCGGCCATGCTCAGGCTCAGTGAGGAATACTCTCCGGAACAGCCCGATCAGCAGGCTCTGGTGCGGAATATCCAGACTCGCTTCAACCAGCACGCCGGTGCTGGTGAGCAAGGCACACATGTGGCGACCGTGATGAGCGATTTACTGACCGCAGAGGTCCGTACCGTCGATATTGCCACCCTGACCGACCGCTGGCACCAGGAAATCGGCGAGATTCCGGGGCTGATTGCTCTGAATATCCAGGAACCCGGTTTCGGTCCGGCGGGCATTCCCATCGAAATCCGCCTGCAGGGCACTGATCTGGACGAACTTAAAGCCGCGGCCCGTTTTCTGGGGGAGGACATCGCCAGCTATAACGGCACGTTCAACGTGCTGGATGATCTCCGCCCCGGCAAGCCCCAACGGATTCTGACGCTGAAAGACAGCGCCCTGTCCCTTGGCCTGAATGCCGCCGAAGTCGCCAGCCAGATCCGCACCGGCCTGCTGGGAGATATCGTGGATACGGTACAGATCGGTGACCAGCACATTGAAATCCTGGTGCGCCAGACCGGCGCCGAACGCAACACCCGTCAGTTCCTGGAAGATACCGTAATCACCACGGGAAAGGGCCAGATGGTGCCGTTGCAGGAAGTGGCCACCATCACCGAGGAACGGCAATGGTCACAGGTCACCCGTATTGACGGACTGCGCACCGTCACCGTCTCGGCTGATGTGAACGGCCGAAAAACCAACGCCGATGCCATTGTTACCGATCTGCAGGAGCGGACATTCCCGGAACTTCGTGATCGATGGCCGGGAATCAGCCTGCAGGTGGAAGGCCAGACCGCCCGCTCCCGGGAAACCGGCCAGTCCATCGCCCGGGGGCTGTTGATCGGGCTGCTGGGGATCTTCCTGATCCTGTCGTTCCAGTTCCGCAGTTACCTGGAGCCGATCATTGTCATGCTGGCAATCCCGGTGTCCTTTATGGGAGCCGTGTGGGGCCACCTGCTGATGGGCTATAACCTGTCCATGCCCTCACTGATCGGCGCAGCTTCTCTGGCGGGTATTGTGGTCAACAACGCCATTCTGCTGGTGCAGTTCATCAAGAGCTACCGGCAACAGGGCATGAGTGCCGGGGAAGCCGCCGGCGCTGCCAGCCGGGCCCGCTTCCGGGCCATCCTGATTACCACCAGCACCACCGTGGCCGGCCTGTTGCCCCTGCTGGCTGAAACCAGCACCCAGGCCATGGCTGTTATTCCGCTGGTAATTTCAGTGGTCTTCGGACTACTGGTGTCCACCGTTGTGATACTGGTGGCGTTGCCGGCACTCTACGCGATTCTTGAAGACCTTGGCTGGGCGAGAGTGCCAACCCCTGACAGGCAGTAA
- a CDS encoding cytochrome c has translation MTARTGKFLATVLLGLAVSTSSVAAEPVTPKLTDKLSQLLQKEMRAVQGGMASIHSAMVMGQHESVAENAQQIHDSFILQQELTEQDRKDLMSAVPKGFIKLDKEFHKLAASLAEAGRDKDTKKQQKLFNKMTGNCIQCHGKYVSDRFPGVKSSGD, from the coding sequence ATGACAGCTAGAACCGGAAAATTCTTGGCAACCGTACTGTTGGGCCTGGCAGTTTCAACCAGTTCAGTGGCGGCGGAACCTGTCACCCCGAAACTCACTGACAAACTGAGCCAGCTGCTTCAGAAGGAGATGAGAGCGGTGCAGGGAGGCATGGCCTCTATTCATTCCGCCATGGTCATGGGGCAACATGAGAGTGTTGCTGAAAATGCCCAACAGATTCATGACAGCTTCATCCTGCAACAGGAACTGACCGAACAGGATCGCAAAGACCTGATGTCGGCTGTCCCGAAGGGCTTCATCAAACTGGACAAGGAGTTTCACAAACTCGCGGCATCACTGGCCGAAGCCGGCAGAGACAAGGACACGAAAAAACAGCAAAAGCTGTTCAACAAAATGACAGGCAACTGCATTCAATGCCACGGCAAGTACGTATCTGACCGTTTCCCTGGCGTTAAATCCTCAGGGGACTGA
- a CDS encoding U32 family peptidase, which yields MMKLSLGPILWFWSKQSVFDFYGKAAEWPVDTIYLGEAVCSRRRELKPDDWFDMARDLKACGKEVVLSTQTLIESEADLRRLRRICDQNEFMVEANDQSAVQVAARHNIPFITGPSMNLYNVASLKVLARQGLKGWNLPVELGKVSLEELIKGLRAEGLDLPAEVFAWGFLPLAWSSRCFTARHYNLPKDNCEFRCLEHPDGMELRSRESQELFRLNGISTLSGSRYDLMRELPDMERMGVSSVRLSPEHLGMDEVVKRFDQVRRGEAPATDPLQLVEAPPCNGYWYGKPGMELVGQGQSVP from the coding sequence ATGATGAAGTTATCCCTGGGCCCGATTCTGTGGTTCTGGTCCAAGCAGAGTGTTTTTGATTTCTATGGCAAGGCCGCCGAGTGGCCGGTAGATACTATCTATCTGGGCGAAGCCGTGTGCTCACGTCGGCGGGAACTGAAGCCGGATGACTGGTTCGATATGGCCCGTGACCTGAAAGCCTGCGGTAAGGAGGTGGTGCTATCTACCCAGACCCTGATTGAATCCGAGGCGGATCTGAGACGCCTGCGCCGGATCTGCGACCAGAATGAATTCATGGTGGAAGCCAACGACCAGAGCGCCGTTCAGGTCGCGGCGCGCCATAACATACCGTTTATTACCGGCCCTTCCATGAACCTCTACAATGTTGCCTCATTGAAAGTGTTGGCAAGGCAGGGGCTGAAGGGTTGGAACCTGCCAGTGGAGCTGGGCAAGGTATCTCTGGAGGAACTCATCAAGGGCCTGAGAGCAGAGGGCCTGGACTTGCCTGCAGAAGTGTTTGCCTGGGGCTTCCTGCCATTGGCCTGGTCCTCCCGTTGTTTCACGGCCCGGCATTACAACCTGCCGAAAGACAACTGTGAATTCCGTTGCCTGGAGCATCCGGACGGTATGGAACTGCGCTCCCGTGAAAGCCAGGAATTGTTCCGTTTGAACGGTATTTCCACTCTGTCTGGCTCGCGCTATGACCTGATGCGGGAGCTGCCGGATATGGAACGCATGGGGGTGTCTTCCGTGCGCCTGAGCCCGGAACATCTCGGTATGGATGAGGTGGTCAAGCGGTTCGATCAGGTGCGTCGTGGTGAGGCACCGGCGACCGATCCGCTGCAGCTGGTGGAGGCGCCACCCTGCAACGGATACTGGTACGGCAAGCCGGGAATGGAACTGGTCGGCCAGGGCCAATCAGTCCCCTGA
- the ubiU gene encoding ubiquinone anaerobic biosynthesis protein UbiU: MELVCPAGSLPALKTAVDNGADAVYFGFRDSTNARQFAGLNFNDKRAGEGIEYAHSKGCRVFCAINTYPQPDGWEQWKGAVDRAAGLGVDAIILADMGLLDYAANKYPHIPRHLSVQGSATSYEALSFYKDNFDIRRAVLPRVLSLDQVRGVAKHSPVELEVFAFGSLCIMAEGRCYLSSYLTDESPNTRGACSPAKAVRWQETPQGLESRLNDVLIDRYGPGESAGYPTLCKGRFEVEGSVYHAIEEPVSLSTLDMLPKLKELGISAVKIEGRQRSPAYIADVARTWRHALDNMEARPDDYKVDPAWRNTLSGLSEGGLTTLGAYHRKWK; the protein is encoded by the coding sequence ATGGAACTCGTATGCCCGGCCGGCAGTTTACCAGCTTTGAAAACGGCGGTGGACAATGGCGCTGATGCGGTCTACTTCGGTTTCCGTGACAGCACCAATGCCCGCCAGTTTGCGGGGCTGAACTTCAATGACAAGCGCGCTGGCGAAGGCATTGAATATGCCCACTCCAAAGGCTGTCGCGTATTCTGTGCCATTAACACCTACCCGCAACCGGATGGCTGGGAGCAGTGGAAAGGAGCAGTGGATCGTGCGGCGGGGCTGGGTGTGGATGCCATCATCCTGGCCGATATGGGCCTGCTGGATTACGCCGCCAATAAATACCCGCATATCCCCCGGCACCTGTCTGTTCAGGGCTCCGCCACCAGTTATGAAGCCCTGTCGTTCTACAAGGACAACTTTGATATCCGCCGGGCCGTGTTACCCCGTGTGCTTTCCCTGGACCAGGTCCGCGGTGTTGCAAAACACAGCCCGGTTGAGCTGGAAGTCTTCGCCTTTGGCAGTCTGTGCATCATGGCAGAAGGCCGCTGTTATCTTTCTTCTTACCTGACGGACGAATCCCCCAATACCCGTGGTGCCTGCTCGCCGGCCAAGGCTGTGCGCTGGCAGGAGACTCCGCAGGGGCTGGAGTCGCGCCTGAACGACGTCCTGATTGACCGCTATGGTCCCGGTGAGTCGGCTGGTTATCCGACCTTGTGCAAAGGCCGATTCGAGGTTGAAGGCAGTGTTTATCACGCCATCGAAGAGCCGGTCAGCCTGAGCACTCTGGATATGTTGCCGAAACTGAAGGAACTGGGTATCAGCGCGGTGAAAATTGAAGGCCGTCAACGCAGTCCAGCTTACATTGCCGATGTAGCCCGCACCTGGCGCCATGCCCTGGATAACATGGAAGCCCGGCCGGACGACTATAAAGTTGACCCGGCCTGGCGAAACACCCTTTCGGGCTTGTCCGAGGGTGGGTTGACCACCCTGGGCGCCTACCATCGCAAGTGGAAATAG
- the hemN gene encoding oxygen-independent coproporphyrinogen III oxidase, producing the protein MTSTPVLKTTESTLPEFIWDEALIRRYDLSGPRYTSYPTAVEFNQNYPVEDMVRAAARSKASDRPLSLYTHLPFCAHLCYYCACNKVITKKRDKAMPYVERVLKEAAIQSRLFGADRPVTQLHWGGGTPTFLPKDVMEHLMAGYGELFNLQTGDDRDYSVEIDPREVDQDTLPTLWDLGFNRISLGVQDVNPKVQKAVNRIQPREMTEAVLNEARRLGFRSINLDLIYGLPHQTPESFAETLEAVIEMSPDRLSVFSYAHLPDRFYPQTRILADTLPTPQQKLTILHNTINRLLDAGYEYIGMDHFAKPDDSLAVAQREGRLHRNFQGYTTHSECDLVSLGVSAIGQTDDAYFQNNHDLPAWEAAIDSGQLAITKGVNLTRDDRIRRWVIGQLICQFRLDRQMFTEVWQEDLDRYFTDELSRLKSMIKDELIADDGNVLQVQPAGRLLIRAICQIFDLYRKEGASKRFSRII; encoded by the coding sequence ATGACTTCGACCCCCGTCCTGAAAACCACTGAATCCACTCTCCCGGAATTCATCTGGGACGAAGCGCTGATCCGCCGCTACGACCTCAGCGGCCCGCGCTACACGTCCTATCCAACGGCAGTGGAGTTCAACCAGAACTACCCGGTGGAAGATATGGTAAGGGCAGCCGCTCGCAGCAAGGCCAGCGACCGGCCGTTGTCGCTCTACACCCACCTGCCATTCTGCGCGCACCTCTGCTACTACTGCGCCTGCAACAAGGTGATCACCAAGAAGCGCGACAAGGCCATGCCCTATGTGGAGCGAGTGCTGAAGGAGGCCGCTATCCAGTCCCGCCTATTCGGGGCCGACCGGCCGGTGACGCAACTGCACTGGGGGGGTGGCACGCCGACCTTCCTGCCAAAGGATGTGATGGAACATCTGATGGCGGGGTACGGCGAACTGTTCAACCTGCAAACCGGTGACGACCGGGATTACAGCGTGGAAATCGACCCGCGGGAAGTGGACCAGGATACCCTGCCAACGCTCTGGGACCTGGGCTTCAACCGCATCAGCCTGGGTGTCCAGGATGTGAATCCGAAAGTGCAGAAAGCCGTTAACCGCATCCAGCCCCGGGAAATGACCGAGGCTGTGCTGAACGAAGCCCGCCGACTCGGCTTCCGCTCCATCAACCTGGACCTGATCTACGGTCTGCCACACCAGACCCCCGAGAGCTTTGCCGAAACCCTGGAAGCAGTGATCGAGATGTCACCGGACCGGCTCTCCGTGTTCAGCTACGCCCACCTGCCGGATCGCTTCTACCCGCAAACCCGGATTCTGGCAGATACCCTGCCCACACCGCAGCAGAAGCTGACCATCCTGCACAACACCATCAACCGGTTGCTGGACGCGGGTTACGAATACATCGGCATGGACCATTTCGCCAAACCGGATGACAGTCTGGCCGTCGCGCAGAGGGAGGGCAGGTTGCACCGGAATTTCCAGGGTTACACCACCCACTCTGAGTGCGACCTGGTGTCCCTGGGCGTATCCGCCATCGGCCAGACCGACGATGCCTATTTCCAGAATAACCATGACCTGCCGGCCTGGGAAGCGGCGATTGATTCCGGCCAGCTCGCCATTACCAAAGGCGTGAACCTGACACGGGATGACCGCATCCGCCGCTGGGTAATCGGCCAGTTGATCTGTCAGTTCCGGCTGGACCGCCAAATGTTCACGGAAGTATGGCAGGAAGACCTGGACCGTTATTTCACCGATGAACTGAGCCGCCTGAAGTCCATGATCAAGGATGAACTGATCGCGGATGACGGCAACGTACTCCAGGTTCAGCCCGCCGGACGGTTACTGATCAGGGCGATCTGTCAGATCTTTGATCTGTATCGGAAGGAAGGGGCCAGCAAGCGGTTTTCCAGGATTATCTGA
- a CDS encoding cryptochrome/photolyase family protein, with translation MANLILILGDQLTTAISALEEGDQKQDRIVMAEVHDEASYTNHHKKKIVLLFSAMRHFAQRLEADGWQVHYQAYHPDNEAKSLEAVIAGQLKETGADRVVTTECGEWRLHEQIGQWHERLGVPVEIRPDARFIASKQEFADWAEGRKQLRMEFFYREMRRKTGLLMTSDGKPEGGQWNFDADNRRKWTGKPAAPAPFRVEPDKETSEVIDLVDEHFAGHFGTTEDFHFAVTPEDAEQALDYFIDFALPCFGDFQDAMSDDEDWLFHSILSPYINCGLLDPLVVCEAAAQAWHAGRAPINAVEGFIRQILGWREFVRGIYWMNMPEYAGENRLGNTRALPWFYWTGETKMRCMHKAIDATRRNAYAHHIQRLMVTGNFALLAGVKPEEICDWYLAVYADAYDWVELPNVLGMVMHADGGYLGSKPYAASGKYIQRMSDHCSNCHYKVNKSTEEDACPFNALYWHFIDRHREDFANNPRMGMMYRNWDKQKPERRQALLQRADDLLARLEQL, from the coding sequence ATGGCAAACCTGATTTTAATTCTTGGCGACCAACTGACGACCGCTATTAGCGCACTGGAAGAAGGTGACCAAAAGCAGGACAGGATCGTGATGGCAGAAGTCCATGACGAAGCCAGTTACACCAATCATCACAAGAAGAAAATCGTGCTGCTGTTCAGCGCCATGCGCCATTTCGCACAGCGGTTAGAAGCCGACGGCTGGCAGGTTCACTATCAGGCGTACCACCCGGATAACGAGGCGAAAAGTCTGGAGGCAGTCATCGCCGGCCAGCTCAAAGAGACCGGCGCAGACAGAGTGGTCACCACGGAATGCGGCGAGTGGCGGCTGCATGAACAGATCGGTCAGTGGCATGAACGGCTCGGAGTTCCTGTGGAGATCCGCCCGGATGCTCGCTTTATTGCCAGCAAGCAGGAATTTGCGGACTGGGCGGAGGGTCGAAAACAGCTGCGAATGGAGTTCTTTTACCGGGAAATGCGGCGAAAAACCGGTTTGTTGATGACTTCCGATGGCAAGCCCGAGGGTGGGCAGTGGAATTTTGATGCCGATAACCGGCGCAAATGGACCGGCAAGCCGGCGGCCCCTGCTCCATTTCGCGTGGAACCCGATAAGGAGACGAGCGAGGTGATCGATCTGGTGGACGAGCATTTCGCCGGTCATTTTGGCACTACGGAGGACTTCCATTTTGCCGTGACGCCGGAGGACGCAGAACAGGCGCTGGATTACTTCATCGATTTCGCTCTGCCCTGTTTTGGCGATTTTCAGGATGCCATGTCTGATGACGAGGACTGGCTGTTCCACTCGATTCTGTCGCCCTACATCAACTGCGGCCTGCTGGACCCATTGGTTGTCTGCGAGGCCGCAGCGCAGGCCTGGCATGCCGGGCGCGCACCGATCAATGCGGTGGAGGGGTTTATCCGGCAGATTCTGGGCTGGCGGGAGTTTGTGCGGGGGATCTACTGGATGAACATGCCGGAGTATGCCGGGGAGAACCGGCTTGGCAATACCCGCGCCCTGCCCTGGTTCTACTGGACCGGCGAAACGAAGATGCGCTGCATGCACAAGGCCATTGATGCCACCCGCCGCAACGCCTACGCCCATCACATTCAACGGCTGATGGTCACCGGCAATTTTGCGCTGCTGGCGGGTGTAAAACCGGAGGAGATCTGTGACTGGTACCTGGCGGTGTACGCCGATGCCTATGACTGGGTCGAGTTGCCCAACGTGCTCGGCATGGTGATGCACGCCGACGGCGGCTACCTGGGCTCGAAACCTTACGCAGCCAGCGGCAAGTACATCCAGCGGATGTCGGACCATTGCAGCAACTGCCACTACAAGGTGAACAAATCCACGGAAGAGGATGCCTGTCCGTTCAATGCCCTGTACTGGCATTTCATCGATCGGCACCGGGAGGATTTCGCCAACAACCCGCGCATGGGGATGATGTACCGCAACTGGGACAAGCAGAAGCCGGAGAGACGGCAGGCGCTGCTCCAGCGGGCCGATGACTTGCTGGCACGGCTGGAGCAGCTCTGA